In the genome of Dickeya fangzhongdai, one region contains:
- the cobB gene encoding Sir2 family NAD+-dependent deacetylase: MHSRQRLHRFRQRKRLRHQRLCARIFHLDYLVVKNVNKPRVVVLTGAGISAESGIRTFRASDGLWEEHRVEDVATPEGFHRDPQTVQNFYNQRRRQLQQPEIAPNAAHLALAELEAALGDHFLLVTQNIDNLHERAGSKRIIHMHGELLKVRCSQSGQVFEWTGDVSVDERCHCCQFPAPLRPHVVWFGEMPLEMERIYHALSQADLFVAIGTSGNVYPAAGFVHEAQVHGAHTVELNLEPSQVQSQFDEHIYGPASKVVAEFVRTWLARHPSA, encoded by the coding sequence ATGCACTCGCGTCAGCGATTACACCGTTTTCGGCAGCGAAAGCGTCTCCGTCATCAGCGTTTGTGTGCCCGCATTTTTCATCTTGATTATCTGGTGGTCAAAAACGTGAATAAACCACGTGTTGTTGTCCTTACCGGAGCAGGGATTTCTGCCGAATCCGGTATTCGCACGTTTCGTGCCTCGGATGGACTGTGGGAAGAGCATCGGGTGGAGGATGTCGCCACCCCGGAAGGGTTTCATCGCGATCCGCAAACGGTTCAGAATTTTTACAACCAGCGTCGCCGCCAGTTACAACAGCCGGAGATTGCGCCCAACGCCGCGCATCTGGCGCTGGCGGAACTGGAAGCGGCGCTTGGCGATCATTTTCTGCTGGTAACCCAGAACATTGACAATCTGCATGAGCGCGCCGGCAGCAAGCGCATCATCCACATGCATGGCGAGCTGTTGAAAGTGCGTTGCAGCCAGAGCGGGCAGGTCTTTGAGTGGACGGGCGACGTTTCCGTGGATGAGCGTTGCCACTGCTGCCAGTTTCCGGCGCCGTTGCGTCCGCACGTGGTGTGGTTCGGTGAAATGCCGCTGGAGATGGAACGCATTTATCATGCGTTGTCGCAAGCAGACCTGTTTGTTGCCATCGGTACCTCGGGCAACGTCTATCCGGCCGCCGGCTTTGTGCACGAAGCACAGGTACACGGCGCTCATACCGTGGAACTGAACCTGGAGCCCAGCCAGGTGCAGAGCCAGTTCGACGAACATATCTATGGTCCTGCCAGCAAAGTGGTGGCGGAATTCGTTCGCACCTGGCTGGCGCGACACCCGTCAGCCTGA
- the nagK gene encoding N-acetylglucosamine kinase, with the protein MYYGFDIGGTKIELAVFDADLQRIWQKRIPTPRDDYDLLLRTLLTLTEEADAFVGGRGLVGVGVPGMENADDGTLFAANLPAALGRPLRADLSRLLQREVRLSNDANCFALSEAWDEAFRSYPVVLGIILGTGMGGGLVVNGQVVDGKNGIAGEFGHFRLPVDALDILGETIPRVKCGCGRVGCVENYLSGRGFEWLYAHFNQRMLSAPEIIAAFYAGDPEAQAHVDRYLALLAVCLGNLLTLVDPHLVVLGGGLSNFDEIYRQLPQRLPGSLLPVARVPRIEKARYGDAGGVRGAALLHLMGQPTPRQS; encoded by the coding sequence ATGTATTACGGTTTTGACATCGGAGGCACCAAGATCGAGCTGGCGGTGTTTGACGCCGATCTGCAGCGTATCTGGCAAAAACGGATTCCCACTCCCCGGGACGATTATGATCTTCTGCTGCGCACCCTGCTGACCCTGACTGAAGAAGCCGATGCGTTTGTCGGCGGGCGTGGATTGGTCGGCGTGGGGGTGCCCGGAATGGAGAATGCCGACGATGGTACCCTGTTCGCCGCGAATCTGCCCGCCGCCCTGGGGCGGCCGTTGCGCGCCGATCTCAGCCGATTGCTGCAACGCGAGGTTCGGCTCAGCAACGACGCCAACTGTTTTGCGCTTTCGGAAGCCTGGGACGAGGCGTTTCGCTCCTATCCGGTGGTGCTGGGGATTATTCTCGGCACCGGCATGGGCGGCGGTCTGGTGGTCAATGGGCAGGTGGTGGACGGGAAGAATGGCATCGCCGGCGAATTCGGTCATTTTCGTTTGCCGGTTGACGCATTGGATATTCTCGGTGAGACGATCCCGCGCGTAAAATGCGGCTGCGGTCGCGTCGGTTGTGTGGAAAACTACCTCTCCGGGCGTGGGTTCGAATGGTTATATGCGCATTTCAACCAGCGTATGCTGTCGGCGCCGGAAATTATTGCGGCGTTCTACGCCGGCGATCCAGAGGCGCAGGCGCATGTGGATCGCTATCTGGCGTTGCTGGCGGTGTGTCTCGGCAATCTGCTGACGCTGGTTGACCCGCATCTGGTGGTGCTGGGCGGCGGCTTGTCGAATTTTGACGAGATTTATCGCCAGTTGCCGCAGCGATTGCCGGGCAGCCTGTTGCCGGTGGCCCGCGTGCCGCGTATTGAAAAAGCCCGTTATGGCGATGCGGGCGGCGTGCGCGGCGCAGCATTGCTACACTTGATGGGTCAGCCGACGCCGCGTCAGTCCTAA
- the lolE gene encoding lipoprotein-releasing ABC transporter permease subunit LolE, with translation MTFPPLSLLVGLRFSRGRRRSGMVSLISVISTLGIALGVAVLIVGLSAMNGFERELNNRILAVVPHGEIEAVNQPFRDWQPLLPKIERVPGVAAAAPYVSFTGLLENGASLKAIQFKGVDPEQELKLSALPQFVQDNAWSRFHASAQQVIIGKGVADTLGVKNGDWVTVMIPNSDPQMKLLQPKRIRLQVAGILQLSGQLDHSLALVPLADAQQYLELGDGITGIAIKAQDVFAAQKLVRDAGEAINVYVYIRSWIGTYGYMYRDIQMVRTIMYLAMVLVIGVACFNIVSTLVMAVKDKSGDIAVLRTLGAGDGLIRAIFVWYGLLAGLLGSVVGTVLGIVVTLQLTPIIRGLEALTGHRFLSGDIYFIDFLPSELHMMDVIIVLATSLVLSLIASWYPARRASRIDPARILSGQ, from the coding sequence ATGACCTTTCCTCCGCTTTCGCTGCTGGTTGGATTGCGCTTCAGCCGTGGGCGCCGCCGCAGCGGCATGGTGTCGCTGATTTCGGTGATTTCCACCCTGGGCATTGCGCTCGGCGTGGCGGTGCTGATCGTCGGTCTGAGCGCGATGAACGGCTTCGAGCGCGAGCTAAACAACCGTATTCTGGCCGTGGTGCCGCATGGCGAAATCGAAGCGGTCAACCAGCCGTTCCGGGACTGGCAACCGCTGTTGCCGAAGATTGAACGTGTTCCCGGCGTCGCCGCCGCGGCGCCTTACGTCAGTTTTACCGGTTTGCTGGAAAACGGCGCTAGCCTGAAGGCGATCCAGTTCAAAGGCGTGGATCCCGAACAGGAATTGAAACTTAGCGCCTTGCCGCAGTTCGTGCAGGATAACGCCTGGTCGCGTTTTCATGCCAGCGCGCAGCAAGTCATTATCGGCAAGGGCGTGGCGGATACGCTGGGCGTGAAAAACGGCGACTGGGTAACCGTGATGATTCCCAATAGCGACCCGCAGATGAAACTGCTGCAGCCGAAACGCATTCGGTTGCAGGTGGCCGGTATTTTGCAGCTAAGCGGCCAACTGGATCACAGCCTGGCGCTGGTGCCGCTGGCCGATGCTCAGCAGTATCTGGAGCTGGGCGACGGCATCACCGGTATCGCCATCAAGGCGCAGGATGTGTTTGCCGCTCAGAAGCTGGTGCGTGACGCCGGCGAAGCCATCAATGTCTATGTGTATATTCGCAGTTGGATCGGCACTTACGGCTATATGTACCGCGATATTCAAATGGTCCGCACCATCATGTACCTGGCGATGGTGCTGGTCATCGGCGTGGCCTGCTTCAATATCGTTTCCACGCTGGTGATGGCGGTGAAAGACAAAAGCGGAGATATTGCCGTATTACGGACGCTGGGAGCGGGCGATGGGCTGATCCGCGCCATTTTTGTCTGGTACGGTCTGTTGGCCGGACTGCTCGGCAGCGTGGTGGGTACGGTCTTGGGGATTGTCGTCACGCTGCAACTGACCCCGATCATTCGCGGTCTTGAGGCGCTTACCGGCCATCGTTTTCTGTCCGGCGATATTTATTTCATCGATTTTCTGCCGTCGGAGCTGCATATGATGGATGTGATTATCGTGCTGGCCACTTCGCTGGTGCTGAGCCTGATTGCCAGCTGGTATCCGGCCCGCCGCGCCAGCCGCATCGACCCGGCCCGGATATTGAGCGGCCAGTAA
- the lolD gene encoding lipoprotein-releasing ABC transporter ATP-binding protein LolD, which yields MSNSPLLQCRQLCKRYQEGNLSTDVLRDVSFEMQTGEMMAIVGSSGSGKSTLLHLLGGLDAPTSGDVIFQGQALNQLSAAAKAAIRNRELGFIYQFHHLLPDFTALENVAMPLLIGNVAPKEAKEKAQAMLAAVGLAQRSQHRSSELSGGERQRVAIARALVNSPSLVLADEPTGNLDQRTTDAIFELLGELNVRQGTAFLVVTHDLRLASRLGRQLEMRDGQLQQELTLMGAPQ from the coding sequence ATGAGTAATTCACCTTTATTGCAGTGTCGTCAGCTGTGTAAACGCTATCAGGAAGGCAACCTGTCCACCGATGTGCTGCGTGATGTGTCATTCGAGATGCAGACTGGCGAAATGATGGCGATCGTCGGCAGTTCCGGCTCGGGCAAGAGTACGTTGTTGCATTTGCTGGGCGGGCTGGATGCGCCGACGTCCGGCGACGTGATATTTCAGGGCCAGGCGCTGAACCAGCTGTCGGCCGCCGCCAAAGCGGCGATACGCAACCGCGAGCTGGGTTTCATCTATCAGTTTCATCACCTGCTGCCGGACTTCACCGCGCTGGAAAACGTGGCGATGCCGCTGTTGATAGGCAATGTGGCGCCGAAAGAGGCGAAAGAGAAGGCGCAGGCCATGCTAGCCGCCGTTGGTCTGGCTCAGCGCAGTCAGCACCGCTCTTCAGAACTGTCCGGCGGCGAGCGTCAGCGGGTGGCGATTGCGCGCGCGCTGGTCAATAGCCCGTCGCTGGTGCTGGCGGACGAACCTACCGGCAACCTCGATCAACGCACTACCGACGCCATTTTCGAATTGCTGGGTGAGCTGAATGTGCGTCAGGGCACCGCTTTTCTGGTGGTGACCCATGACCTGCGTTTAGCCAGCCGCCTTGGCCGTCAGCTGGAAATGCGCGACGGTCAGTTGCAGCAGGAATTGACCCTGATGGGGGCGCCGCAATGA
- the lolC gene encoding lipoprotein-releasing ABC transporter permease subunit LolC, which yields MYQPVALFIGLRYMRGRAADRFGRFVSWLSAIGITLGVMALVTVLSVMNGFERELENSILGLMPQAIITTPQGSLDPQTLPSSSLSSLKGISRVAPLTTGDVVLQSARSVAVGVMLGVNPDEQEPLANYLVNTRLQQLQPGQYQVILGERLASQLGVKPGDQLRLMVTSASQLTPMGRVPSQRLFTVAGTFSARSEVDGYQLLVNQQDASRLMRYPLGNITGWRLWLNQPLAVDTLSQQALPPGTAWKDWRERKGELFQAVRMEKNMMGLLLSLIVAVAAFNIITSLGLLVMEKQGEVAILQTQGLTRRQIMAVFMVQGGGAGVMGALVGAILGMVLASQLNTLMPMLGLLIDGGALPVQILPAQVIAIALVAMLLALLSTLYPSWRAAATHPAEALRYE from the coding sequence ATGTATCAACCTGTCGCACTTTTCATCGGCCTGCGCTACATGCGAGGGCGGGCCGCGGACCGCTTCGGGCGGTTTGTTTCCTGGTTGTCCGCTATTGGCATCACCCTCGGCGTGATGGCGCTGGTCACCGTGCTGTCGGTGATGAACGGCTTTGAGCGGGAACTGGAAAACAGCATTCTGGGGCTGATGCCTCAGGCCATCATCACCACGCCGCAAGGCTCCCTTGATCCGCAGACGCTGCCGTCTTCTTCGCTGTCCAGCCTGAAAGGCATCAGCCGTGTCGCGCCGCTGACGACCGGCGACGTGGTGCTGCAAAGCGCCCGCAGCGTGGCGGTGGGCGTGATGCTCGGCGTTAACCCCGACGAGCAGGAGCCGCTGGCGAACTACCTGGTCAATACCCGTTTGCAGCAACTGCAGCCGGGGCAGTATCAGGTGATTCTCGGCGAGCGGTTGGCCAGTCAGCTTGGCGTTAAGCCGGGCGACCAGTTACGGCTGATGGTCACCAGCGCCAGCCAACTGACGCCGATGGGGCGCGTGCCCAGCCAGCGTTTGTTTACCGTGGCCGGCACCTTTTCCGCCCGCAGCGAAGTGGATGGCTATCAGTTGCTGGTCAATCAGCAGGACGCCTCACGCCTGATGCGCTACCCGCTCGGCAACATTACTGGTTGGCGGCTGTGGCTCAATCAGCCGCTGGCGGTGGACACGCTCAGCCAGCAGGCGTTGCCGCCGGGGACGGCGTGGAAAGACTGGCGCGAACGCAAAGGCGAGCTGTTCCAGGCGGTGAGGATGGAGAAAAACATGATGGGGCTGCTGCTAAGCCTGATTGTGGCCGTCGCCGCGTTCAATATCATTACCTCGTTGGGCTTGCTGGTGATGGAAAAACAGGGCGAGGTCGCTATTTTGCAGACGCAGGGGCTGACCCGCCGCCAGATTATGGCGGTATTTATGGTACAGGGCGGCGGCGCCGGTGTGATGGGGGCGCTGGTCGGGGCGATACTGGGTATGGTGCTGGCCAGTCAGCTCAATACACTGATGCCGATGCTCGGGCTGCTGATTGACGGCGGCGCGCTGCCGGTGCAGATCCTGCCGGCGCAGGTGATCGCCATTGCGCTGGTGGCGATGCTGCTGGCGCTGCTTTCCACGCTTTATCCTTCCTGGCGCGCGGCCGCCACCCATCCCGCAGAGGCTTTACGTTATGAGTAA
- the mfd gene encoding transcription-repair coupling factor encodes MMPEQYRYTLPGKAGEQRLLGQLTGAACAVECAEIVERHAGLVVLITPDMQNALRLRDEIRQFTAQPVMMLPDWETLPYDSFSPHQEIISARLSTLYQLPSLTRGVLILPVNTLMQKVCPHAFLHGHALMLKKGQRLSRDRLRNQLEQAGYRSVDQVMEHGEFATRGALLDLFPMGSEEPFRIDFFDDEIDSLRLFDADTQRTLNEVEHIHLLPAREFPTDKTAIELFRSQWREQFEVRRDAEHVYQQVSKGTLPAGIEYWQPLFFSQPLPALFSYLPADTLLVNTGDIQQGAERFWQDIQQRHDSRRVDPMRPLLPPDTLWLPVDSLFGELKQWPRVQLRSDTLPDKAANINLGYQPLPDLAIQHQNKSPLDALRRFVEQFGGQIVFSVESEGRRETLQELLSRIKLSPAPVKSLEQTASPGCYLMIGASEHGFIDTLRQRTLICESDLLGERVSRRRQDSRRTINTDTLIRNLAELRPGQPVVHLEHGVGRYAGLTTLEAGGIKAEYLILHYAGEDKLYVPVSSLHLISRYAGGAEDSAPLHKLGGDAWTRARQKAAEKVRDVAAELLDVYAQRAAHTGFAFKHDREQYQLFCQGFPFDTTPDQAQAINAVLSDMCRPLAMDRLVCGDVGFGKTEVAMRAAFLAVENHKQVAVLVPTTLLAQQHFDNFRDRFANWPVRIEMLSRFRSQKEQTQVLEQTLEGKVDILIGTHKLLQSDVRWRDLGLLIVDEEHRFGVRHKERIKAMRANVDILTLTATPIPRTLNMAMSGIRDLSIIATPPARRLAVKTFVREYDSLVVREAILREILRGGQVYYLYNDVENIEKAAQRLNELVPEARITIGHGQMRERDLERVMNDFHHQRFNVLVCTTIIETGIDIPSANTIIIERADHFGLAQLHQLRGRVGRSHHQAYAYLLTPNPKAMSSDAHKRLEAIASLEDLGAGFALATHDLEIRGAGELLGEDQSGQMESVGFSLYMDLLESAVESLKAGREPSLEDLISSQTDVELRLPALLPDDFIPDVNTRLSFYKRIASAKNDNELDDLKAELIDRFGKLPDAARHLLQVAGLRQQAQILGIKRIEGNDKGGFVEFSQHNRVDPTHLIGLLQRDPKVYRLDGPSRLKFIKDLNGYPQRLTFITTLLEEMAQHTCAA; translated from the coding sequence ATGATGCCTGAACAATATCGCTATACCTTGCCTGGCAAAGCGGGTGAACAACGCCTGTTAGGTCAGCTTACCGGCGCAGCCTGCGCCGTCGAATGCGCCGAGATCGTTGAACGTCACGCCGGACTGGTGGTGCTGATTACCCCTGACATGCAGAATGCCCTGCGGTTGCGCGACGAAATTCGGCAGTTTACCGCTCAGCCGGTCATGATGCTGCCGGATTGGGAAACCCTTCCGTACGACAGTTTCTCGCCCCACCAGGAAATTATCTCCGCCCGTTTATCCACGCTGTACCAGTTACCCTCGCTGACGCGCGGCGTGTTGATCCTGCCGGTCAATACCCTGATGCAGAAAGTGTGTCCGCACGCGTTCCTGCACGGCCATGCGCTGATGCTGAAAAAAGGCCAGCGTCTGTCGCGCGATAGGCTGCGCAATCAATTGGAACAGGCCGGTTACCGCAGCGTCGATCAGGTGATGGAGCATGGCGAGTTCGCCACCCGCGGCGCGCTGCTCGACCTGTTTCCGATGGGCAGCGAAGAGCCGTTCCGTATCGATTTCTTCGACGATGAAATCGACAGCCTGCGCCTGTTTGACGCCGATACCCAACGCACGCTGAATGAAGTCGAACACATTCATCTGTTGCCGGCACGCGAGTTCCCTACCGACAAAACCGCCATTGAGCTGTTTCGCAGCCAGTGGCGCGAGCAATTTGAGGTCAGGCGCGACGCCGAGCACGTCTATCAGCAGGTGAGCAAAGGCACCCTGCCCGCCGGGATCGAATACTGGCAGCCGCTGTTCTTCAGTCAGCCGTTGCCGGCGCTGTTCAGCTATCTGCCGGCCGATACGCTGCTGGTTAATACCGGCGATATTCAGCAAGGCGCCGAGCGTTTCTGGCAGGATATCCAGCAGCGCCATGACAGCCGCCGGGTCGACCCAATGCGCCCGCTGTTGCCGCCGGATACGCTGTGGTTGCCGGTTGATTCGCTGTTTGGCGAACTCAAACAATGGCCGCGCGTACAACTGCGCAGCGACACGCTGCCGGATAAAGCCGCCAATATCAATCTGGGTTACCAGCCGCTGCCGGATCTGGCTATCCAGCACCAGAATAAATCGCCGCTGGATGCGCTGCGCCGTTTCGTGGAGCAGTTCGGCGGGCAGATTGTCTTTTCCGTGGAAAGCGAGGGTCGCCGGGAAACGTTGCAGGAGTTGCTGTCCCGTATCAAGCTGTCCCCTGCGCCGGTGAAGAGCCTGGAGCAGACGGCGTCGCCGGGTTGCTACCTGATGATAGGCGCCAGCGAGCACGGCTTTATTGATACCCTGCGCCAGCGCACCCTGATCTGCGAAAGCGATCTGCTGGGCGAGCGCGTCAGCCGTCGCCGCCAGGACAGCCGCCGCACCATCAACACCGATACCCTGATCCGCAACCTGGCGGAATTGCGCCCGGGCCAGCCGGTGGTGCACCTCGAACACGGCGTCGGCCGTTATGCCGGGCTGACCACGCTGGAAGCGGGCGGCATCAAGGCGGAATACCTGATTCTGCATTACGCCGGCGAAGACAAACTGTATGTGCCGGTATCGTCTTTGCATCTTATCAGCCGCTATGCCGGCGGCGCCGAGGACAGCGCGCCGTTGCACAAGCTGGGCGGCGACGCCTGGACGCGGGCGCGGCAGAAAGCGGCGGAAAAAGTGCGTGACGTGGCCGCCGAACTGCTGGATGTCTATGCCCAGCGCGCCGCTCACACCGGCTTCGCCTTCAAACACGATCGGGAACAGTATCAGCTGTTCTGTCAGGGATTCCCGTTTGATACCACGCCGGATCAGGCGCAGGCCATCAACGCCGTGCTGAGCGATATGTGCCGCCCGCTGGCGATGGACCGGCTGGTGTGCGGCGACGTCGGCTTCGGCAAAACCGAAGTCGCGATGCGCGCCGCGTTTCTGGCGGTGGAAAACCACAAGCAGGTGGCGGTGCTGGTGCCGACCACCCTGCTGGCTCAGCAGCACTTCGACAATTTCCGCGACCGTTTCGCCAACTGGCCGGTGCGTATTGAAATGCTGTCCCGCTTCCGTAGCCAGAAAGAACAAACCCAGGTGCTGGAGCAGACGCTGGAAGGCAAGGTGGATATTTTGATCGGCACCCATAAATTACTGCAAAGCGATGTGCGCTGGCGGGATTTGGGCTTGCTGATCGTCGATGAAGAGCACCGGTTCGGCGTGCGCCACAAAGAGCGGATCAAGGCGATGCGCGCCAACGTCGATATCCTGACGCTCACCGCGACGCCGATTCCGCGTACCCTGAACATGGCGATGAGCGGCATCCGCGATCTGTCGATCATCGCCACGCCGCCGGCACGCCGTCTGGCGGTCAAAACCTTTGTGCGCGAGTACGATAGTCTGGTGGTGCGTGAGGCTATCCTGCGTGAAATCCTGCGCGGCGGGCAGGTGTACTACCTCTACAACGACGTAGAAAACATCGAGAAAGCCGCCCAACGGCTGAACGAGCTGGTGCCGGAAGCCCGTATCACCATCGGCCACGGCCAGATGCGCGAGCGCGATCTGGAGCGGGTGATGAACGATTTCCATCACCAGCGTTTCAATGTGCTGGTATGCACCACCATCATTGAGACCGGCATCGATATTCCGAGCGCCAATACCATCATCATCGAACGCGCCGACCACTTCGGTCTGGCGCAGTTGCATCAGCTGCGCGGCCGCGTCGGGCGATCTCACCATCAGGCTTACGCTTACCTGCTTACGCCGAATCCCAAGGCGATGAGCAGCGACGCCCACAAACGGCTGGAAGCCATCGCCTCGCTGGAAGATCTGGGGGCGGGTTTCGCCCTCGCCACCCACGATTTGGAAATTCGCGGCGCGGGCGAACTGCTCGGCGAAGACCAGAGCGGCCAGATGGAAAGCGTCGGCTTCTCGCTATACATGGACCTGCTGGAAAGTGCGGTGGAGTCGCTCAAAGCTGGACGAGAGCCATCGCTGGAGGACTTGATCAGCAGCCAGACCGACGTGGAACTGCGTTTGCCGGCCCTGTTGCCGGACGACTTCATTCCGGACGTCAATACCCGCTTGTCGTTTTACAAGCGTATCGCCAGCGCCAAAAACGACAACGAACTGGATGACCTGAAGGCGGAACTGATCGACCGTTTCGGCAAACTGCCGGACGCCGCCCGCCATCTGTTGCAGGTAGCCGGTTTGCGTCAGCAGGCGCAAATACTGGGCATCAAGCGTATCGAAGGTAACGACAAGGGCGGTTTTGTCGAATTCAGCCAGCATAATCGCGTCGATCCCACCCATCTGATCGGCCTGCTGCAGCGCGACCCAAAAGTTTATCGTCTGGATGGCCCCAGCCGGTTGAAATTCATCAAGGATCTGAATGGATATCCGCAACGGCTGACGTTTATCACCACCCTGTTGGAGGAGATGGCACAGCATACGTGTGCCGCCTGA
- a CDS encoding EAL domain-containing protein, whose product MNKLIAFLTFLAMFAVGLCAIYYQDYRAERKSAYANAERAVKNIEDILDEAKDAVEDSKPLLAQSCTPDVIRQLNMTAAIASHLRTVSLIKNDVVYCSSLYGVDNRPASLGRFHMRELALLAGNSVTPERTLIMYLGTTADGSIGVAIHGQHLTNVLDLLSKRRDLYLLVGNTWISRDNKVSAFNLDDSRNFVIIPSSRYHFSILFPHDDKYSLADFWNQEKMTLLVVFLIALGSGFLAYKYSTRFNSPYDGIRRAIENQEVLPYYQPVIATESQEIYGVEVLARWHHPKSGFISPDIFIPLCEQSGLIIPMTRSLMSSVVRDLTSHLDTLPDHLHIGINISAQHCQSDDFITDCQNFIAAFGEKKVHLIIEITEREKIEITPETIAFFKKLSDAGVLIALDDFGTGYSNFDYLRKLHVNVIKIDQSFVSMIDEDDPQSSTLVNCVIDLAQQMNLMTVAEGVETEYQAAFLSRKQINFMQGYFFSRPLPFDELARTWLSKR is encoded by the coding sequence ATGAATAAACTAATCGCTTTTTTGACCTTTTTAGCGATGTTCGCCGTGGGCTTATGTGCTATTTACTACCAGGACTATCGTGCTGAGCGTAAGAGCGCTTACGCCAACGCGGAAAGGGCGGTCAAAAATATCGAAGATATCCTCGACGAAGCTAAAGATGCGGTGGAAGACAGCAAACCGCTACTGGCTCAGTCCTGCACGCCTGACGTCATCCGACAGTTGAATATGACGGCGGCGATCGCCAGCCATCTGCGTACCGTCAGCCTGATAAAAAATGATGTGGTGTACTGTTCGTCGCTGTATGGCGTGGATAATCGCCCGGCGTCGCTGGGACGCTTTCATATGCGGGAACTGGCGCTGCTGGCCGGCAACTCCGTCACGCCGGAAAGGACGCTGATTATGTATCTCGGCACCACGGCGGACGGCAGCATCGGCGTGGCGATACATGGCCAGCATTTAACCAACGTGCTGGATCTACTCAGCAAGCGGCGGGACCTGTATTTACTGGTCGGCAATACCTGGATATCGCGTGATAATAAGGTATCGGCATTTAACCTCGACGATTCGCGTAATTTTGTCATTATCCCTTCCAGCCGCTACCACTTTTCCATCCTTTTTCCCCACGACGACAAATATTCTCTTGCCGACTTTTGGAATCAGGAAAAAATGACGTTGCTGGTGGTGTTCCTGATTGCCCTCGGCTCCGGTTTTCTGGCTTATAAATATTCGACACGTTTCAACTCGCCTTATGACGGCATTCGACGCGCCATCGAAAATCAGGAAGTGCTGCCCTATTACCAGCCGGTTATCGCCACCGAATCACAGGAAATTTACGGTGTGGAAGTGCTGGCGCGCTGGCATCACCCGAAGAGCGGTTTTATTTCCCCCGATATTTTTATTCCGCTGTGTGAACAAAGCGGTTTGATTATCCCGATGACCCGCTCGTTAATGAGCAGCGTAGTGCGCGATTTAACATCCCATCTCGACACCCTGCCGGACCATTTGCATATCGGCATCAATATCAGCGCCCAACACTGCCAGTCCGACGATTTTATTACCGACTGTCAGAACTTCATCGCCGCTTTTGGCGAGAAAAAAGTGCATTTGATCATTGAAATTACCGAGCGGGAAAAAATCGAAATTACACCGGAGACTATCGCCTTCTTCAAAAAACTAAGCGACGCCGGCGTGCTGATCGCGCTGGACGATTTCGGCACCGGCTATTCCAATTTTGACTATCTCAGAAAACTGCATGTGAACGTCATCAAGATCGATCAGTCGTTTGTCAGCATGATCGACGAGGACGATCCGCAATCCAGCACGCTGGTCAACTGCGTTATCGATCTGGCGCAACAGATGAACCTGATGACCGTCGCCGAAGGGGTGGAAACCGAATATCAGGCCGCGTTTCTATCTCGCAAACAGATCAATTTCATGCAGGGATATTTCTTCTCCCGACCGCTGCCGTTTGACGAACTGGCGCGAACCTGGCTCAGCAAACGCTGA